A window of the Kosakonia radicincitans DSM 16656 genome harbors these coding sequences:
- a CDS encoding LacI family DNA-binding transcriptional regulator, translating to MKAQRITLHDIAALAGVTKMTVSRYLRTPEKVKPDTAERIASVIAEVGYQPDPDNPAMSANVLPRIGVLIPSFNNQIFADLLAGIESVTSAQGYQTLVVNYDYDSQREEEQIATVLAFNVKGLLLTESVHSLRAEKYLKAAKIPIAEVMGLSSNADRINVGFDNMKAGFDMTTMLLASGKRRIIYFGSMSDVRDEQRYTGYCQAMEAQGLPVGRIAPNKVSSISIGTGMMTLARQMYPDMDGILCTNDDLAVGVLQECLTSGIKVPAEIAIAGFHGLEIGQVISPRLASVLTPRFEMGKVATEILLKKIKGLPTIEHVDLHYRLSMGETI from the coding sequence ATGAAGGCACAACGTATTACTTTGCATGATATCGCTGCGCTGGCGGGCGTAACTAAAATGACGGTCAGCCGCTATCTGCGCACGCCGGAGAAGGTGAAGCCCGACACGGCCGAGCGTATCGCCAGTGTCATTGCTGAAGTGGGGTACCAACCCGACCCGGATAATCCGGCGATGTCTGCCAACGTGCTGCCGCGCATCGGCGTGCTGATCCCCTCTTTTAATAATCAAATCTTTGCCGACTTGCTCGCCGGGATTGAATCGGTCACTTCTGCGCAGGGCTACCAGACGCTGGTGGTCAATTATGACTACGACAGTCAGCGCGAGGAGGAGCAAATTGCTACGGTTTTAGCCTTTAATGTCAAAGGGTTGCTGCTTACTGAGTCGGTTCATAGTCTGCGGGCGGAAAAGTATCTGAAAGCGGCCAAAATTCCGATTGCCGAAGTGATGGGGTTGTCGTCGAATGCCGATCGGATCAATGTCGGTTTCGACAATATGAAGGCCGGTTTTGATATGACCACGATGCTGCTGGCCAGCGGCAAGCGGCGCATTATCTACTTCGGCTCGATGTCTGATGTGCGCGACGAGCAGCGTTATACCGGTTACTGCCAGGCGATGGAAGCGCAGGGTTTACCGGTCGGACGCATTGCGCCAAATAAGGTGTCCTCGATTTCTATCGGCACCGGCATGATGACACTGGCGCGGCAAATGTACCCGGATATGGACGGTATTTTATGTACTAACGACGACCTTGCCGTTGGGGTGTTACAGGAGTGCCTTACTTCCGGGATAAAAGTGCCTGCTGAGATCGCGATTGCCGGGTTCCACGGCCTGGAGATTGGGCAGGTTATCAGCCCGCGTCTGGCCAGCGTTTTGACCCCGCGATTCGAGATGGGAAAGGTCGCGACCGAAATCCTGCTCAAGAAAATCAAAGGCTTGCCAACCATTGAACACGTCGATTTGCACTATCGCCTGTCGATGGGCGAAACCATCTGA
- the idnO gene encoding gluconate 5-dehydrogenase translates to MNDLFSLNGKRVLITGSGQGIGFVMAQGLAQYGAEIIINDISAERAEQAAMKLRDEGATAHVAVFNVTDAESVEQAIDNIERHIGAIDVLFNNAGIQRRHPFTEFPVDEWNAVIAVNQTAVFLVSQAVAKRMMARQQGKIVNICSMQSELGRDTITPYAAAKGAVKMLTRGMCVELARHNIQVNGIAPGYFKTAMTQALVDDKAFTDWLCKRTPAARWGDPQELVGAAVFLSSKASDFVNGHLLFVDGGMLVAV, encoded by the coding sequence ATGAACGATCTTTTCAGTTTAAACGGCAAACGCGTTTTAATTACCGGCTCAGGTCAGGGGATCGGTTTTGTTATGGCGCAGGGGCTGGCGCAGTACGGCGCGGAAATCATTATTAACGATATCTCGGCGGAACGCGCCGAACAGGCCGCGATGAAACTGCGCGATGAAGGCGCAACCGCGCATGTCGCGGTATTCAACGTGACCGATGCCGAATCCGTCGAGCAGGCGATTGACAATATTGAACGCCATATCGGCGCCATCGACGTGCTGTTCAATAACGCGGGCATCCAGCGCCGTCATCCTTTTACCGAGTTTCCGGTGGATGAGTGGAACGCGGTTATCGCCGTCAACCAGACTGCTGTTTTCCTGGTTTCGCAGGCCGTCGCTAAACGCATGATGGCGCGCCAGCAGGGCAAAATCGTCAATATCTGCTCAATGCAAAGTGAACTGGGCCGCGACACCATTACGCCATATGCCGCCGCGAAAGGCGCAGTGAAAATGCTGACGCGCGGCATGTGCGTTGAACTGGCGCGCCACAATATTCAGGTTAACGGTATCGCGCCAGGCTATTTCAAAACTGCCATGACGCAGGCGTTAGTGGATGACAAAGCGTTCACCGACTGGTTATGCAAACGCACCCCTGCCGCACGCTGGGGCGATCCGCAGGAGCTGGTTGGCGCTGCGGTGTTTCTCTCCTCTAAAGCCTCCGACTTCGTTAACGGGCATTTACTGTTCGTCGATGGCGGTATGCTGGTCGCGGTATAA
- a CDS encoding 2-hydroxyacid dehydrogenase, translated as MNTKTNQTVLLIVPVVDSLLDRLSTAFTVHRLYEQADAEAFLQRVGADIQVVVTRGDIGVTHQVLEALPQVGLVALFGVGTDAVDLNYTRKRNIAVTITSGVLTQGVADLAMGLLLAGARQLCQGDRFVREGHWLTSAPALATQVSGKRIGIFGMGNIGQAIARRASGFDMEILYNDRQPIAGLDYHWCADLHTLAHESDFLVIAASAGAANHKLIDASVFNVMPKHAWLINIARGSLVDETALIHALQNGVIAGAGLDVYEDEPNVPAALIALDNVVLQPHVASATHETRQKMSDVVYANVAAYFAQAPLPNVIA; from the coding sequence ATGAATACAAAAACTAACCAGACCGTACTGCTGATCGTTCCTGTTGTAGACAGCCTGCTCGATCGCCTTTCCACTGCTTTCACTGTGCATCGCCTTTATGAACAAGCTGACGCAGAGGCTTTTCTGCAACGTGTTGGCGCCGACATTCAGGTCGTCGTGACGCGGGGCGATATCGGCGTTACTCATCAGGTGCTGGAAGCCTTGCCGCAGGTGGGGCTGGTGGCGCTGTTCGGGGTAGGCACCGATGCAGTTGATCTGAACTACACCCGCAAACGCAATATTGCTGTCACCATCACTTCTGGCGTGTTAACGCAAGGAGTAGCCGATCTGGCGATGGGGCTGCTGCTGGCGGGGGCGCGTCAGCTCTGTCAGGGCGATCGCTTTGTCCGTGAGGGACACTGGTTAACCTCCGCGCCAGCGCTGGCAACGCAGGTCAGCGGCAAACGCATTGGCATCTTCGGTATGGGCAATATCGGCCAGGCCATCGCCCGTCGGGCCAGCGGTTTCGATATGGAGATCCTCTACAACGACCGGCAGCCGATTGCCGGGCTGGATTACCACTGGTGCGCAGATCTGCATACTCTCGCTCATGAGAGCGATTTTCTGGTGATTGCGGCTTCTGCCGGAGCAGCAAACCACAAACTGATCGACGCCTCGGTATTTAATGTGATGCCGAAACATGCCTGGTTAATTAACATCGCGCGCGGTTCACTGGTCGATGAAACGGCATTGATCCACGCGTTACAAAACGGTGTTATCGCCGGTGCTGGCCTGGACGTTTATGAAGATGAACCGAATGTCCCGGCAGCGCTGATCGCGCTCGACAACGTTGTACTGCAACCGCACGTTGCCAGCGCAACGCATGAAACCCGACAAAAAATGAGCGATGTGGTGTACGCCAACGTTGCTGCTTATTTTGCTCAGGCGCCGCTGCCCAATGTGATTGCCTGA
- a CDS encoding gluconokinase: MAGQCVILMGVSGTGKSTVGLALAQAMQAKFIDGDDLHPRQNIRKMASGQALDDDDRLPWLERVSDVIFSLEQKNESGVLVCSALKKRYRDQLRQGNNNLCFLWLRGDYTCVLERMRQRQGHFMPEALLQSQFAALEVPADDEPDILAVDIAPPVATIVSQSLSLLQNYVNQDVPA; the protein is encoded by the coding sequence ATGGCTGGTCAGTGCGTGATTTTAATGGGCGTCTCCGGTACCGGGAAAAGCACGGTAGGTCTGGCGCTTGCGCAGGCAATGCAGGCGAAGTTTATCGATGGTGACGATCTGCATCCCCGACAGAACATTCGTAAAATGGCCTCGGGCCAGGCATTGGATGATGACGATCGCCTGCCGTGGCTGGAACGCGTTTCCGACGTTATTTTTAGTCTGGAACAGAAAAATGAATCTGGTGTGCTGGTCTGCTCTGCGCTGAAAAAACGCTATCGCGACCAGCTTCGCCAGGGGAACAACAATCTCTGTTTTCTCTGGCTCAGGGGCGATTACACCTGCGTGCTGGAGAGAATGCGCCAGCGTCAGGGGCATTTTATGCCCGAAGCGCTGCTGCAAAGTCAGTTCGCCGCGCTGGAAGTTCCCGCTGATGACGAACCCGACATTCTGGCGGTGGATATCGCACCGCCGGTAGCTACGATCGTTTCGCAAAGCCTTTCCCTGTTACAAAACTACGTTAACCAGGATGTTCCCGCATGA
- a CDS encoding YhcH/YjgK/YiaL family protein, whose amino-acid sequence MIIDTLSAGAVNPLYPAIIRQTLQAILDKKPHSLAAGKYPLQGDSVFFSVVEGHTKPLAEQRPEFHRQYIDIHIVLDGEEVVGAGVDGLPLELSEPFNDAYDLGFCQHIASETLIHLQPEELAIIFPLELHRPMCSLTSPAPLRKIVVKIDAALLKINA is encoded by the coding sequence ATGATCATTGATACCTTATCCGCTGGCGCGGTGAATCCACTCTATCCGGCGATTATTCGCCAGACGCTCCAGGCCATTCTCGATAAGAAACCGCACTCGCTGGCGGCGGGAAAATATCCGTTGCAGGGCGACAGCGTTTTCTTCTCAGTGGTTGAAGGACATACCAAGCCGCTGGCTGAGCAGCGCCCGGAATTTCATCGCCAATATATTGATATCCATATTGTATTAGACGGTGAAGAGGTGGTTGGCGCGGGTGTGGACGGCTTGCCGCTTGAACTTAGCGAGCCGTTTAATGACGCCTACGATCTCGGTTTTTGTCAGCACATTGCCAGCGAGACACTGATCCATTTACAGCCTGAAGAACTGGCAATTATCTTCCCGCTGGAGCTGCACCGCCCGATGTGCAGCCTGACGTCGCCCGCCCCGCTACGTAAAATCGTGGTGAAAATCGACGCGGCGCTGCTGAAAATAAACGCATAA
- a CDS encoding YgdI/YgdR family lipoprotein: MNKLLMTSIFTAATLFTVAGCSSNQAVRTTDGRTIVTDGKPKVDDDTGMVSYKNAETGKTEQINRDQVKNMSELDN, translated from the coding sequence ATGAACAAACTTCTGATGACGTCGATTTTTACTGCCGCAACGCTGTTTACCGTGGCTGGTTGTTCTTCAAATCAGGCTGTTCGCACCACGGATGGCCGCACCATTGTGACCGATGGTAAACCGAAGGTGGATGATGACACCGGGATGGTTTCCTATAAAAATGCCGAAACCGGTAAAACCGAGCAGATTAACCGCGACCAGGTGAAAAACATGAGTGAGCTGGATAACTGA